From the genome of Nicotiana sylvestris chromosome 2, ASM39365v2, whole genome shotgun sequence, one region includes:
- the LOC138885075 gene encoding uncharacterized protein — protein MGTSPESSDTLASASAVTTNVPAPAVTFASGVIDSTHPYYLHPSDYPGMNLVSSVFYGKGYGGWRRAVIIALSAKNKLGFIDGTLIIPKTDSAVQQTWGRCNDMVLLWLLNSLSKEIAESVLYSQSAKDLWRDLEDRFGQANGAKLFQLQKD, from the coding sequence ATGGGTACTTCACCAGAATCATCCGACACTCTAGCTTCTGCTTCTGCTGTCACCACTAATGTTCCTGCACCTGCAGTGACCTTTGCTTCAGGAGTAATTGACTCCACTCACCCTTATTACCTTCATCCTTCTGACTACCCAGGGATGAACCTTGTATCCTCAGTTTTTTATGGCAAAGGATATGGAGGTTGGAGAAGGGCAGTTATCATTGCCTTGTCTGCAAAGAACAAGCTGGGATTCATCGATGGTACTCTTATCATCCCTAAGACTGATTCTGCTGTCCAACAGACATGGGGTAGATGTAATGACATGGTACTTTTATGGCTTCTTAACTCTTTGTCCAAAGAGATAGCTGAAAGTGTGCTCTATTCACAAAGTGCAAAAGATTTGTGGAGGGACCTGGAAGACAGATTTGGACAGGCAAATGGAGCAAAGTTATTCCAATTACAAAAGGATTAA